In the Glycine max cultivar Williams 82 chromosome 6, Glycine_max_v4.0, whole genome shotgun sequence genome, TACCGGTGAATTGCGCCTTTGCGATTTCCGAATGGAACGCTATATGTTTCTTTATTTGGATTGAGAATCGATGTTTGTTGCTGAATGCCTCGTCGGCTTAATGCATTTTGTTAATGAAATGTGAAGATAAAGGTTGCTTATAGAATAGTTTTTTATCTGttaatcttcaatttttttaaccttGCTTTGCTGAAGTATGTACTTCATCACCGCTTCATGTTTGTGTCATAAATTGCATTGCAATTATGTGTGgttgtgaaatttggttgtAATCTTTAAAAAAGTAAGTATTCATCCTTTTTTTGCTAGTGAGAAGTAGAATTATTGTTTTGAAATACTTTATTCTTTGATATTTGTCTTCTAGTACTCTTAGAAACCGTGAATACTAATTAAGTTACTGACAACTTTGAGAAACAACTTAAACAAGTGTGTTTGTTGTTTAACCTATATATAATACTGGACATGGTATTATATGTAAAGCAATCTGCAGTCTGCACCACTTCTGCTTCTAATGGTGGTGTCATCTTGAGTCTTGGTTTCATAGCATGGCAGCAATATTGCAATGAGACGTATTAAGATAATTGATGTAACCATATTGGATTTTGAGATAACGAAGAATATTATGACTACATTTTTAATGGAAAGAGTTTGCTATTTTGTCTCTCTTAACAAAACTTGTGGGATGTTTTTGTGTCCCATTTGTTATTTAGATCCCCTTCCTTCAATGTAAACTTTTAATATAAGATTGATGCTATGGGGCACTCTTGGTGGACCTGATTGTGCTCTATGATCATGTCTAGCTAAGGGTAATTGATATGATGGTGGCTAGCTAATGGTTAGCAGATTGCACTGTACTTAAGTTATTATATTGTTATACACTTTAAAGTTTTTGGGTTCTTTTGTAACATTCTATACCTGATAAAAAATGGCATGCCAGATGAGTTCTCTGGTGTTTGACTTTTTCTATCACCCTATTAAACTGTGGCTCTCTGTATATAGTTATTCATTTAGTTAGAGTTTGGGAGTTATTGATATCTTGATGTGTAGAAATTGAATGATGCTTCagatttttggtttttctggTGCACATGCACTTGCTAGAGTTTTGTgagtttcttatattttatatttctgaGATTTATCATTATTAAATCTTGTCATATTCTTACAGTGGATGTGCTTCTTACTAGTTGAGCTACCTGTACTTGCTTTGAAAGAGAATTAggagtttcttttttaatatatgtatataaatattatttcttatttcttaagtTATTTGATTGTAATGCAGGATAATTGTCCTATCTCAATTTGGATTTTGTACATGTATCAAAAGCAAATACCATTGTCAGCTGTTGGTTGACTATGTTAGTTGCATGTTGAATTTGAAGAATTGCTATCGTACCAGAAAGGTGGTTTTCTTGTGTATACTATATCTTACATGGTACTGGTTGCCATACAGAAACGACAGAAGGAGGGAAAGTTATACGAAATTGAAGGTCTTGTGGAGTGGAGACCCTTCACATTGTCTGGAATATAGTAAAGCATAGAATTGATCAAATCAAGGGAAGACCACTTGTTACAACGAATTCTAAGTTTCTGGTGTATGGGTTTGTTGGATATTCTATGCTCTTCTGTATTTCTTTTTACACTTGTTGAGGCCACTAGCCAATCAGGGATCATGTGGCCAGTAAAAATAGGCATGGAGTCTACTGGAACTATTAGCTTGACAGTCTTCAGTTCAAGCATATTTGTGCTTGTAGCTCTTGTTCTCTCCACTTATCTGATTTTTGAGCATTTAGCTGCCTATAATCAGCCCGAGGTTTTTTCCTTATGCTCCTTTACTTTTGGATTTTACTTACCTTTCCTCCTGCACTACTATACTTACTATTTATATAATGCCTACCTTCCCTTTTCTTACTGCTTCTTATAACTGCACCTTTTAACTGACTTAGCTATTATTTCCTTTAATTCAGGAGCAGAAGTTTTTGATTGGTCTCATcttaatggttccagtttatgCCTTGGAATCGGTAAGGGATGCTAAGTAAATCCCAAATATTATGTGTTCTATTTACGTAGCATCTTTGTATGGAATCTAAACAATTTTTGACTTGCAACTCTTTTAGTTTTGGCTAAACTTTTGTTGATATCTCATTGGATATATTGGAGCTTACCTATTGGTGCATGCTGGCTGATTAGGTTTTCAGCTTCGCTGCTGTTAACTTAAAGGACTAATTGTACATTTTGATGATTAAAGAATTTATGCGTGTCTGTCATGGTCAGACTAAAATACTGCTTTTTCACTTCTTCATAGGTTATATGCTTcttttaataatgatttttatgaTATCTAAATGATATTGACACTGAAAATAAAACtgcctcttttttttatacatatcatACTCAAAgattttgttcttgttttaattgatgatataatttcaGAAAAGCTTTGGTTTTATTTCCAGGAATGTATTAATAATGTGCCTGCTttctttttaacataattttagcAGTAAACTAGTAAGTTCTGATGTTTTTATGATGCAGTTTTTGTCACTATTGGATTCCAGTGCAGCATTTAACTGTGAAGTTATTCGGGACTGCTATGAGGCTTTTGCATTATATTGCTTTGAAAGATACTTGATAGCTTGCTTAGGTATGTCAAACAGATTGTGTACCTGCATGATTTTCATTAGTTGTAGTTATTATTCATGCATATTATATTTTCCAGAAATGCAAAAGCTTAATGATTGAGATATTTTAAGAGATTTTCCTCCCTTTTCTAATCTCAACTctaattcaaaaatcaaaatctatTTAATCTTCAAGGCTTGAATATAATAACTTGTGATTAAACGATGTCATACAGAATTGTGTTGGATTTGTCATGCcctttaatataaaattgtctATGGTTGCTTGTAGGTGGTGAGGACAAAACAATTCAATTTATGGAAAGTATGAGCCTAACAGAATCCAGCACTCCTCTCCTAAAAGAATCGTATGCGTATGGAGTTGTAGAGCATCCATTTCCCATAAATTGCTTCTTAAGAGACTGGTATCTTGGCCCTGACTTCTATCAATCCGTGAAAATTGGCATTGTACAATATGTATGTTGGATTTTGGTAAATTGTGCTTTCGTTCCACCACTCTTCTCTCTTACTGGGGAAGAATAATCAATGTCTTTCTACTTGTTAACTAAATTATACATTCCAGATGATACTGAAAATGATCTGTGCATTGCTGGCAATGATTCTCCAGTCTTTTGGGGTTTATGGAGAGGGAAAATTTGAATGGAAATATGGGTAAGATTAtattggctttttctttttcctttttttgattCTGCCAAAATGTGAGATTATATTGACTTGTACCTATGATATGCATACtacaattcatatatatataatctcaaTTCTCAACCACAAAGATTATTGTCTATCATAGACAAAATGTGTTTTTGGGATTGGGGTGTATTTTTATGACCCTTGTTGAAGCCCAATTCTCCTATGTGCTTGCAGGTATCCCTATTTGGCATGCATTCTTAATTTTAGTCAGACATGGGCCCTGTATTGCCTTGTACGGTTTTATTCTGTCACAAAAGATAAGTTGGAGCCGATCAAACCATTGGCAAAATTTCTGACTTTTAAGTCAATCGTCTTCCTGACATGGTGGCAAGGTGTGGCTGTTGCATTTCTTTTTTCCATGGGAGCATTTAAAGGGTCATTGGCTCAAGAGCTGAAAACACGTATACAAGACTATATCATCTGTATAGAGGTATGgtattcttttgttttataattttattgtcatttctaATATGACATTACTAAATCATCTCAATTTTGAGTActaatatatacaatcatctgCATGTAAGTATACTTTAGAAAACTTGGACTATCGAATATCTGTATCatatatgaaattatgaatgCATATAAAGTTACAAAAGTGTGATATCAATGGCCTTGTGTCATTTGATATGCTGATATGCTCCTTACATGTGTATGTGCACTAGGCTTCCACTGCCGTGAGCTCTAGGGAGGCACATACATAGATGAAGACATACTCCAATAGGACTTCTGTAGTATGAAATGCTCGTTCTGGCATCTATATATGAAATATTAGGTTATACTGTGTTTTTAAGAAGATCAATGGACTGCTCTGCTTTAGAACTGAGACAGGGACTCGTTTTGATTTTAAGCTATGTGAGTCAGCTGTTATATATGTCTAAAATGTTACGTCAGGTTTCTtctttattaaatatgttatttgatGCCACTGTTTAAGCTAAAATTCCTAGGAGTATCATCATCAACTTGGAAAAACTTTCAATCAATTTTGTAGTTCTTGGTTggcattttttaatttgattccccatcttaaaatttgttaacaGATGGGCGTTGCTGCTGTTGTGCACCTTTATGTCTTTCCTGCAGTACCTTACAAAAGAGGAGAGAGGTGTGTCCGTAATGTAGCTGTGATGACCGACTATGCATCACTAGGATCACCTCCTGATCCTGCCGAGGTTCAAGATTCTGAACGCTCAACTAGAATGCGGCTGGGTAGACATGATGACAGAGAGAGGCGTATGAAGTTTACCCATAATGTTCGTGATGTGGTTCTTGGAAGTGGTGAAATTGTGAGATACGAAACACTTGAACTTTCAAACCTTTGAATTTTCAAACCTTTGAATTTTCTCAGTCATCTATCTCTGTCAAACTCATCTGTGTTGTTTGTGCTGTTTTATTTCAGATTGTCGATGACATGAAGTTTACAGTTTCACATGTGGTAGAACCTGTTGAAAGGGGTA is a window encoding:
- the LOC100804401 gene encoding protein LAZ1 homolog 1 isoform X1, which codes for MGLLDILCSSVFLFTLVEATSQSGIMWPVKIGMESTGTISLTVFSSSIFVLVALVLSTYLIFEHLAAYNQPEEQKFLIGLILMVPVYALESFLSLLDSSAAFNCEVIRDCYEAFALYCFERYLIACLGGEDKTIQFMESMSLTESSTPLLKESYAYGVVEHPFPINCFLRDWYLGPDFYQSVKIGIVQYMILKMICALLAMILQSFGVYGEGKFEWKYGYPYLACILNFSQTWALYCLVRFYSVTKDKLEPIKPLAKFLTFKSIVFLTWWQGVAVAFLFSMGAFKGSLAQELKTRIQDYIICIEMGVAAVVHLYVFPAVPYKRGERCVRNVAVMTDYASLGSPPDPAEVQDSERSTRMRLGRHDDRERRMKFTHNVRDVVLGSGEIIVDDMKFTVSHVVEPVERGIAKINKTFHEISENVKRRDEEWRRSTKVKDDSYLVPLRSWRAEFSDVHDRLGEGSVSDSGLPSSKRQHLQSKASASRMRR
- the LOC100804401 gene encoding protein LAZ1 homolog 1 isoform X2 — protein: MGLLDILCSSVFLFTLVEATSQSGIMWPVKIGMESTGTISLTVFSSSIFVLVALVLSTYLIFEHLAAYNQPEEQKFLIGLILMVPVYALESFLSLLDSSAAFNCEVIRDCYEAFALYCFERYLIACLGGEDKTIQFMESMSLTESSTPLLKESYAYGVVEHPFPINCFLRDWYLGPDFYQSVKIGIVQYMILKMICALLAMILQSFGVYGEGKFEWKYGYPYLACILNFSQTWALYCLVRFYSVTKDKLEPIKPLAKFLTFKSIVFLTWWQGVAVAFLFSMGAFKGSLAQELKTRIQDYIICIEYLTKEERGVSVM